In a single window of the Bacillus clarus genome:
- a CDS encoding PLP-dependent aminotransferase family protein, whose protein sequence is MDVTIPLQLESQTPIYIQIYNYIKLEIVKGTLSVGTRLPSHRNLASQLNVSRITVESAYQQLMAEGYVVSKPKRGIFVAEVDIDVIPNKQLHIPYKTSRVKEEQYNFDCSQGLIDQTAFPISNWKRALQEALLQYENNLFAKEDPQGEFILREHISKYLYHARGVHSSPDQIIIGSGIQPLLWLLLQLLGPKKEYGIENPGFHRVNAIIKSCGLPIHPIPLDEKGINISSLRKSNANVAYVTPSHQFPYGMIMPLSRRLELLKWANDHSGYILEDDYDGEFRYVGKPIPSLQGLDSKERVIYMGTFSKSFLPSLRMGYIVLPNHLLQAYNELGGIFKQTVSTMQQLAFATFIQKGDWNRHINRIRTLYKRKHIALVKSITSEIGTHVDILGEQSGLHIVLHVHNGMTERELIESAITKHVKIYPLSIYDSVNDLRKQSYVLLGFGGIQETEIETVVKLLKEAWFPN, encoded by the coding sequence ATGGATGTTACTATTCCTCTGCAATTAGAAAGTCAAACACCAATTTATATACAAATTTACAATTACATAAAACTAGAAATTGTAAAGGGAACTCTTTCTGTCGGAACACGTCTTCCCTCTCACAGAAACTTAGCATCACAGCTTAATGTTAGCCGGATTACGGTCGAATCTGCTTATCAACAATTAATGGCTGAAGGGTATGTAGTAAGTAAACCGAAGCGCGGTATATTCGTTGCAGAAGTTGATATCGATGTAATTCCAAATAAACAACTTCATATACCTTATAAAACTAGTCGTGTAAAAGAAGAACAATATAATTTTGATTGTAGCCAAGGACTAATCGATCAAACAGCTTTTCCTATTTCAAATTGGAAAAGAGCACTACAAGAGGCCTTACTTCAATACGAAAACAATTTATTTGCTAAAGAAGATCCACAAGGTGAATTCATTCTTCGAGAGCATATTTCTAAATACTTATATCATGCTCGCGGGGTACACTCTTCACCTGACCAAATTATTATCGGATCCGGCATACAACCACTCCTTTGGCTACTTCTTCAACTGCTTGGTCCTAAAAAAGAATACGGAATCGAGAATCCTGGATTTCATCGTGTGAATGCGATTATAAAAAGTTGCGGACTCCCCATTCACCCTATTCCATTAGATGAAAAAGGGATTAATATTTCATCTTTACGTAAATCGAATGCAAATGTAGCATATGTCACGCCATCACACCAGTTTCCTTACGGGATGATTATGCCGTTATCTAGAAGACTTGAATTACTAAAATGGGCAAATGACCATAGTGGCTATATACTTGAGGATGATTATGACGGAGAGTTTCGCTACGTAGGAAAACCAATTCCCTCCTTACAAGGGCTCGATTCAAAAGAACGCGTTATTTATATGGGAACTTTTTCAAAGTCCTTCTTACCATCTTTACGAATGGGGTATATCGTATTACCAAACCACCTTTTACAGGCTTATAACGAGCTTGGTGGTATCTTTAAACAAACTGTCTCCACGATGCAGCAACTTGCTTTTGCTACCTTTATTCAAAAAGGAGATTGGAATCGGCACATAAATCGAATTCGTACGTTGTACAAAAGAAAACACATTGCATTAGTTAAATCCATTACGAGCGAAATAGGAACCCATGTTGATATACTCGGTGAACAATCCGGACTTCATATTGTACTACACGTCCATAATGGTATGACCGAGCGAGAGCTCATTGAATCTGCTATAACAAAACACGTAAAAATTTATCCTCTCTCCATATACGACTCCGTAAATGATTTACGAAAGCAATCGTATGTATTACTAGGCTTCGGAGGGATACAAGAAACGGAAATTGAAACAGTTGTAAAGCTATTAAAAGAAGCTTGGTTTCCCAATTAA
- a CDS encoding GNAT family N-acetyltransferase yields MNIREIITEEQLYEVLPVLQQLRTALSKEKASSLFRKMKEENYKLFSLYDEEDEVVSLAGVAVCTNFYNEKHVFVYDLVTAEAHRSKGYGKVLLSYIEKWGIEKGCESIVLTSAFPRVNAHRFYEREGYDKVSYSFCKEL; encoded by the coding sequence ATGAATATTAGAGAAATCATAACAGAAGAACAATTATATGAGGTTTTACCAGTGTTACAGCAATTACGAACAGCACTTTCAAAAGAAAAGGCAAGTTCTTTATTTCGAAAAATGAAAGAAGAAAATTATAAGTTGTTTTCGTTATATGATGAAGAAGATGAAGTTGTTAGTCTTGCTGGTGTGGCAGTTTGCACGAATTTTTATAATGAAAAACATGTTTTCGTTTATGATCTTGTAACAGCAGAAGCTCACAGATCGAAAGGGTATGGAAAAGTTCTTCTTTCATATATAGAAAAATGGGGGATAGAAAAAGGGTGTGAATCTATCGTTCTTACATCTGCGTTTCCTCGAGTCAATGCCCATCGCTTCTATGAAAGAGAGGGGTATGATAAGGTAAGTTATTCTTTTTGTAAAGAGTTATAA
- a CDS encoding metallophosphoesterase, with product MEKIKKLSIPNDVRVIVISDIHGELELFKEFLHKVNFKEEDYLIINGDLCEKGRDSIGVVNYVMNLASCNPNVHVIEGNCEVLVEALLNENPGLINYLCTRKYSIYNEWLSQLNFPVSEETDIREVKHILMSNFSKEINWLTQLPTAIETEEYIFVHAGFENIEDWKKTKRKNTIAMPAFLNESHRTNKYVIVGHWPVVNYSEEAPSNNPVVDENKKIIAIDGGNAIKEAGQLNAFIIHRSTITDVFSYTSVDHFLQYEVLVDFNADSVMQGGVTYPYYYIEPVEKNKDFTVCKQRETNKLLYVKNEYIKQNESGDFTVKTDISCAQISVKKGDIVSLIDNSCIGYDLIKKDGVEGWIEKGILLKLNEKDLRVYS from the coding sequence TTGGAAAAAATAAAGAAACTATCAATACCAAACGATGTAAGAGTCATCGTTATTTCTGATATTCATGGAGAACTAGAGCTTTTTAAGGAATTCTTACATAAAGTTAATTTTAAAGAAGAGGACTATTTAATTATTAACGGTGATCTTTGTGAAAAAGGGAGAGATAGTATTGGCGTTGTAAACTATGTTATGAATCTTGCCAGTTGTAATCCGAATGTCCATGTTATTGAAGGGAATTGTGAAGTTTTAGTTGAAGCTCTTTTAAATGAAAATCCTGGGTTAATCAACTATTTATGTACGCGAAAGTATTCTATATATAATGAATGGTTAAGTCAGTTGAATTTTCCTGTTAGTGAAGAGACTGATATTCGTGAAGTGAAACATATATTAATGAGTAACTTTTCAAAAGAAATAAATTGGCTGACACAATTGCCAACTGCTATTGAAACAGAGGAGTATATTTTTGTGCACGCTGGATTTGAAAATATAGAAGATTGGAAGAAGACAAAGCGGAAAAATACGATTGCAATGCCGGCATTTCTAAATGAATCACATCGTACGAATAAGTATGTAATAGTCGGGCATTGGCCTGTTGTGAATTATTCTGAGGAAGCCCCATCTAACAATCCGGTTGTTGACGAAAATAAAAAGATAATTGCGATTGATGGCGGGAATGCTATTAAAGAAGCAGGACAATTAAATGCATTTATCATTCATAGATCAACTATTACAGACGTATTCTCATATACATCTGTAGATCATTTTCTGCAGTATGAAGTATTAGTGGATTTTAACGCGGATTCCGTAATGCAGGGAGGCGTTACATATCCGTATTATTATATTGAACCGGTGGAGAAAAATAAAGATTTTACTGTATGTAAGCAAAGAGAAACAAATAAGCTACTTTATGTGAAAAATGAATATATAAAACAAAATGAATCCGGTGATTTTACTGTTAAAACGGATATCTCTTGTGCGCAAATAAGTGTCAAAAAAGGTGATATAGTGTCCCTTATTGATAATAGCTGCATAGGATATGATTTAATAAAAAAAGATGGTGTGGAAGGTTGGATAGAGAAAGGCATTCTTCTTAAGTTGAATGAAAAAGACTTACGAGTGTATAGCTAA
- a CDS encoding GNAT family N-acetyltransferase, with the protein MQKTMLKGKKVQLRTIEEGDIKPLWALVFQEENPEWKKWDAPYFPFSIQEYSVYKENLQLRLKEEPLSQFIVENEGEIIGTVGFYWEYKPTRWLEMGIVIYNPTYWNGGYGTEALRLYRDFLFENMEIGRVGLTTWSGNERMMKVAGKIGMRLEGRMRKCRYYNGTYYDSIRMGMIREEWEALRLTKE; encoded by the coding sequence ATGCAGAAAACGATGTTAAAAGGGAAGAAAGTTCAGCTTCGAACAATTGAAGAGGGTGATATAAAGCCATTATGGGCTCTCGTATTTCAGGAAGAAAATCCAGAATGGAAGAAGTGGGATGCACCATACTTTCCATTTTCTATTCAAGAGTATTCGGTGTACAAAGAGAATTTACAATTACGATTAAAAGAAGAACCACTATCCCAGTTTATTGTTGAAAATGAAGGGGAAATAATCGGGACGGTAGGTTTTTATTGGGAATATAAGCCGACGCGTTGGTTGGAGATGGGGATTGTTATTTATAACCCAACATATTGGAATGGTGGTTACGGTACAGAAGCTTTACGATTATATAGAGATTTTCTATTTGAAAATATGGAGATTGGTAGAGTTGGACTCACGACTTGGTCTGGAAATGAACGAATGATGAAAGTAGCTGGAAAAATAGGAATGAGGTTAGAAGGAAGAATGCGAAAATGCCGTTATTATAATGGTACATACTACGATTCTATTCGTATGGGAATGATTCGTGAAGAATGGGAAGCTTTACGCTTAACGAAGGAGTGA
- a CDS encoding GNAT family N-acetyltransferase, with translation MTYVVREMKQEDISAVQKVAKIAWHDTYEGIIPRAIQDNFLDEAYSDEKMKYRLENTHLFVAEVEGEVIGFANFSPIRLQNEAELGAIYLLPGQQGKGIGTALLQRGITVLKGIRKMYIHVEAANEKGKRFYEAKGFAALEQFEEDFEGHMLQTVRMVLYI, from the coding sequence ATGACATATGTGGTTAGAGAGATGAAACAAGAAGATATTAGTGCTGTACAAAAGGTGGCAAAAATAGCTTGGCATGACACATATGAAGGAATTATCCCAAGAGCGATTCAAGATAATTTTTTAGATGAAGCGTATTCTGATGAAAAGATGAAATACCGACTGGAAAATACACATTTATTTGTTGCTGAAGTAGAGGGGGAAGTAATTGGCTTTGCGAATTTCTCACCTATTAGACTGCAAAATGAAGCAGAATTAGGAGCGATTTATTTGTTACCGGGTCAGCAGGGGAAAGGAATAGGAACAGCGTTGTTACAAAGAGGAATCACGGTATTAAAAGGGATTCGGAAAATGTACATCCATGTAGAAGCAGCAAATGAAAAAGGTAAACGATTTTATGAAGCGAAAGGCTTTGCAGCTTTAGAGCAATTTGAAGAAGATTTCGAAGGACATATGTTGCAAACAGTAAGGATGGTTTTGTATATATAA
- a CDS encoding cupin, with the protein MHLQANGIIGYQEAVVSQLLLIVDGEGFVCGADKEKLKVKAGQAVFLEKGEFHETSTENGLIAIVMESENLENGILMPIGEEEA; encoded by the coding sequence ATGCATTTACAAGCGAATGGAATAATCGGATATCAAGAAGCAGTTGTATCTCAACTGCTTCTTATTGTAGACGGCGAAGGATTTGTGTGCGGGGCAGATAAAGAAAAATTGAAAGTGAAAGCAGGACAAGCTGTTTTTTTGGAAAAGGGAGAGTTTCATGAAACGAGTACGGAAAATGGACTGATAGCAATTGTAATGGAATCAGAGAATCTTGAGAATGGTATTTTAATGCCCATTGGAGAAGAGGAGGCGTGA
- a CDS encoding GNAT family N-acetyltransferase, with translation MIIKANKEETKQILDCAAQSLFEGTRGNCQVSTEQAIEITKPLLEKGAYYLIVKQENEIAGWILVGENTDYFSGEKIGFIYELYIFSQYRGKGLSRKLMKAGITILQEKYFEIRLNVFAGNFAKEMYKEFGFAERQVVMTLK, from the coding sequence ATGATTATTAAGGCGAATAAAGAAGAAACGAAGCAAATATTAGATTGTGCTGCACAATCGCTTTTTGAAGGAACGAGAGGGAATTGTCAAGTAAGCACAGAACAAGCAATCGAAATTACGAAGCCTTTATTAGAAAAAGGAGCGTATTATTTAATCGTAAAGCAAGAAAATGAGATAGCTGGATGGATTTTAGTCGGGGAAAATACAGACTATTTTTCTGGAGAAAAAATTGGGTTTATTTATGAATTGTACATTTTTTCACAGTATCGTGGGAAGGGTTTATCGAGAAAGCTAATGAAAGCAGGAATTACTATATTACAAGAGAAATATTTCGAAATTCGTTTGAATGTATTTGCAGGGAACTTTGCGAAAGAGATGTACAAAGAGTTTGGTTTTGCTGAAAGACAAGTAGTTATGACTTTGAAGTGA
- a CDS encoding phosphotransferase family protein, giving the protein MPIPFMREDARQSVSTSFESYVNKRSHFDFTPCLVHGDFGMTNILYSSVKKEISGVIDFGGVSIGDPAYDFAGILASYGLVGKEMGLYVGDGYGLGGTIKFED; this is encoded by the coding sequence TTGCCAATTCCTTTTATGAGAGAAGATGCGAGACAGTCAGTTTCAACATCATTTGAGTCATATGTAAATAAAAGAAGTCATTTTGATTTTACTCCGTGTCTCGTTCATGGGGATTTTGGTATGACGAATATTTTATACAGCTCGGTAAAGAAGGAAATTTCAGGGGTTATTGATTTTGGTGGTGTCAGTATAGGGGATCCTGCATATGACTTTGCGGGTATATTAGCTAGTTATGGACTAGTAGGAAAAGAAATGGGATTATATGTTGGAGATGGTTATGGATTAGGTGGTACCATTAAATTTGAGGATTAA
- a CDS encoding DUF4176 domain-containing protein, translating to MKLLPIGTVVKLEGIEQVVMIIGRMVVSADKRDFDYVGVPYPVGYLGDEKVLCFNHDKIVEEMHRGYMTENELVLREKLVEM from the coding sequence ATGAAACTTTTACCAATTGGAACAGTAGTGAAACTAGAAGGTATAGAACAAGTTGTTATGATTATTGGAAGAATGGTTGTATCAGCGGATAAACGAGATTTTGATTATGTAGGTGTTCCTTATCCAGTAGGTTATTTAGGGGATGAAAAAGTATTGTGTTTTAATCATGATAAGATTGTAGAGGAAATGCATAGAGGGTATATGACTGAGAATGAATTAGTTCTACGTGAGAAATTAGTAGAAATGTAA
- a CDS encoding RapH N-terminal domain-containing protein codes for MNVQTKGNEQVTQLLNEWYLEIRSRHIEKARDLKQKVEAKVNEIKDSSELLQHYLLLDFRYNYLIDNLRVSKDSFDEIDFYGVPTNSSLSYYYHFFKAIHSNAIGEYTLAKEHYEKAESLLRYISDELEHAEFYYKLATFRYHVYQALLAITHVTKAKEIFSKHKDNELNLAFCNNLYGLACIHLKEWELAEEYLTSAMNTFQKIEEEHFILMVRQNLGLMYASQNLSPLAIRYLSEVNEKMPTNYRALFVEAREHFKLGQIEVALELIEKGLTICTQLENNEYQYRFAILKSMVQNAPAQELEKAALAGMEYFKREQLWEYVQEYTEVVAVQYHNEGSFEQGSKYFYLSYEAKKEIHKKEALK; via the coding sequence ATGAACGTTCAAACAAAGGGGAATGAGCAAGTAACCCAATTATTAAACGAATGGTATTTAGAGATTCGCTCGAGACATATAGAAAAAGCAAGGGATTTAAAACAAAAAGTGGAAGCAAAAGTTAATGAGATTAAAGATAGCTCAGAGTTATTGCAGCATTACTTACTTCTCGATTTTCGATACAATTACTTAATTGATAACTTGAGAGTATCCAAAGATAGTTTTGATGAAATCGACTTTTATGGTGTACCAACAAATAGTTCGCTATCCTACTATTATCATTTTTTTAAAGCTATCCACTCTAATGCAATTGGTGAATACACTTTAGCCAAAGAGCACTATGAGAAGGCTGAATCACTCTTAAGATATATTTCTGATGAACTTGAACATGCAGAGTTTTACTATAAATTAGCTACATTCCGTTATCATGTTTATCAAGCACTGTTAGCAATTACTCATGTAACGAAAGCTAAAGAGATATTCTCTAAACATAAGGACAATGAGTTGAATCTAGCTTTTTGTAATAACCTTTATGGATTAGCATGTATACATTTAAAAGAATGGGAACTAGCTGAGGAGTATTTGACTTCTGCAATGAATACTTTTCAAAAGATAGAGGAAGAGCACTTTATCCTTATGGTTCGCCAAAATCTAGGTTTAATGTATGCAAGTCAAAACCTCTCTCCATTGGCTATTCGTTATTTATCTGAAGTTAATGAAAAAATGCCAACGAATTACAGAGCCCTATTTGTTGAGGCTAGAGAGCACTTTAAATTAGGTCAAATAGAAGTTGCTCTGGAGCTTATTGAAAAAGGTTTAACAATATGTACACAACTAGAAAACAATGAGTATCAGTACCGATTTGCAATTTTAAAATCAATGGTTCAAAATGCTCCAGCTCAAGAATTAGAAAAGGCAGCTTTAGCAGGAATGGAGTACTTTAAAAGAGAACAACTATGGGAGTATGTTCAAGAATATACTGAAGTCGTAGCTGTTCAGTATCATAATGAAGGCAGTTTCGAGCAAGGTAGTAAGTACTTTTATTTAAGCTATGAAGCTAAAAAAGAAATTCACAAAAAGGAGGCGCTAAAATGA
- a CDS encoding tyrosine-type recombinase/integrase codes for MLFKFAIKDYLDEKDFANLAPRTIKSYGDTLTEFQVFCSERELIDTEEVREQTIKSYLVYCQRERQNSVLTRNTKLQHLKTFFQFLEDEEVISQKRNPARKLKQAKTETRIEVFSDEQIRMMLIINLHLTQSNSCLADSRR; via the coding sequence ATGCTATTCAAATTCGCTATTAAGGATTACCTAGACGAGAAGGATTTTGCCAATTTAGCACCTCGGACAATCAAATCTTATGGAGATACTCTCACCGAGTTTCAAGTGTTCTGCTCAGAGCGTGAACTCATAGACACTGAGGAGGTGAGAGAACAAACCATTAAGAGCTACCTCGTGTATTGCCAACGAGAACGACAAAACAGCGTACTAACAAGAAATACTAAATTGCAGCACTTGAAGACTTTCTTCCAGTTCCTTGAGGACGAGGAAGTAATAAGTCAAAAGAGAAATCCAGCTCGTAAGCTCAAGCAAGCTAAAACAGAGACTCGAATAGAAGTCTTCTCAGATGAACAAATAAGAATGATGCTTATCATCAACTTACACCTAACGCAGTCAAACTCATGTTTAGCCGACTCGCGAAGATAA
- the ytfJ gene encoding GerW family sporulation protein, giving the protein MDHPIQGLMKAAMENLKEMVDVNTIVGEPVQTADGGVVLTVSKVAFGFGAGGSDFQTNDGQRTNGNPAFGGGSAGGVSITPVAFLVVNKDGVNILHLQNATHLAEKMIELAPQTIDKIQSMFQKNEKKEGNHHPQNPDEIV; this is encoded by the coding sequence GTGGATCATCCAATTCAAGGATTAATGAAAGCAGCAATGGAAAACTTAAAGGAAATGGTCGATGTTAATACGATTGTTGGAGAGCCTGTTCAAACGGCTGACGGTGGTGTAGTGTTAACGGTTTCGAAAGTGGCGTTCGGTTTTGGAGCAGGAGGATCTGATTTCCAAACGAATGATGGGCAAAGAACGAACGGTAACCCTGCATTTGGCGGTGGTAGCGCGGGTGGAGTTTCAATTACACCAGTAGCATTTCTAGTGGTGAATAAAGATGGTGTGAACATTCTTCATTTACAAAATGCGACGCATTTAGCGGAAAAAATGATTGAGTTAGCTCCACAAACAATTGATAAAATTCAATCGATGTTCCAAAAAAATGAAAAGAAAGAGGGAAATCATCACCCTCAAAACCCGGATGAAATCGTTTGA
- a CDS encoding class I SAM-dependent methyltransferase — translation MTKFNWHESAEKKWDSNAEFWNQNSGEMWDSGSRSTIIPFFERYVEKGVSVLDVGCGDGYGTYKLSVAGYKAYGVDLSEFMIQKGKERGEGPNLSFIKGDLSSLPFENGEFEAIMAINSLEWTKEPLQALSEIKRVLKKDGYACVAILGPTAKPRENSYPRLYGKNVVCNTMMPWEFEQLAKEQGFEIVDGMGVYKRGVNEKMLGQLPTELQQALTFLWVFMLKK, via the coding sequence ATGACGAAGTTTAATTGGCATGAATCGGCAGAGAAGAAATGGGATAGTAATGCAGAGTTTTGGAATCAAAATAGTGGGGAAATGTGGGATAGTGGGAGCAGGAGTACAATCATTCCATTTTTTGAGCGGTATGTAGAAAAAGGTGTATCGGTATTAGATGTTGGATGTGGTGATGGTTACGGTACATACAAATTAAGTGTTGCAGGATATAAAGCATATGGAGTCGATTTATCAGAGTTTATGATTCAAAAGGGGAAGGAACGCGGAGAAGGTCCAAATTTATCTTTTATTAAAGGTGATCTTTCTTCATTGCCATTTGAAAATGGGGAATTTGAAGCGATTATGGCAATTAATTCGCTAGAATGGACTAAGGAACCTTTGCAAGCGTTAAGTGAAATAAAGCGTGTTTTAAAGAAAGATGGCTACGCTTGTGTTGCGATTTTAGGACCGACAGCAAAGCCGCGTGAAAATAGTTATCCACGTTTATACGGAAAAAATGTCGTTTGCAATACAATGATGCCTTGGGAATTTGAGCAGTTAGCAAAAGAACAAGGATTTGAAATTGTAGATGGTATGGGTGTATATAAACGTGGTGTAAATGAAAAGATGCTTGGGCAGTTACCTACAGAGTTACAACAAGCGTTAACATTTTTATGGGTATTTATGCTAAAAAAATAA
- a CDS encoding formate--tetrahydrofolate ligase yields the protein MTTTTTVKSDIEIAQEASMKKIQEIAAELNILEEELEPYGHYKGKLSLEIFKRLQSEKDGKVVLVTAINPTPAGEGKSTVTVGLGQAFNKIGKKTVIALREPSLGPTMGLKGGAAGGGYSQVVPMEDINLHFTGDIHAITTANNALAAFIDNHIQQGNTLQIDTRKIVWKRCVDLNDRALRNVVIGLGGPVQGVPREDGFDITVASEIMAVFCLAIDIQDLKARLSRIVVAYNFANQPVTVKDLGVEGALTLLLKDALKPNLVQTLENTPAIIHGGPFANIAHGCNSVIATTMAAKLGDYVITEAGFGADLGAEKFLDIKARAAGIKPEAVVIVATIRALKMHGGVAKDQLKEENVDALAKGMENLQKHVETIQSFGVPFVIAINKFITDTDAEVTYLQEWCNERGYAVSLTEVWEKGGQGGVDLAEKVLKEIEKGENNYAPLYELELPLEEKIRTIAQKVYGAKDIEFAPKARKQLAQFEGEGWSNLPICMAKTQYSLSDDATKLGRPSDFIVTIRELKPSIGAGFIVALTGTMLTMPGLPKQPAALQMDVNEDGKAVGLF from the coding sequence ATGACAACTACTACAACAGTTAAATCCGATATTGAAATTGCACAAGAAGCAAGCATGAAGAAGATCCAAGAGATTGCAGCTGAATTAAACATTTTAGAAGAAGAATTAGAGCCATATGGACATTATAAAGGAAAATTATCTCTTGAAATTTTTAAGCGCTTACAAAGCGAGAAAGACGGAAAAGTTGTTTTAGTAACAGCGATTAACCCAACTCCAGCAGGAGAAGGTAAATCAACAGTAACAGTTGGTTTAGGGCAAGCTTTTAATAAAATTGGTAAGAAAACAGTAATTGCACTTCGCGAACCATCTCTTGGACCAACGATGGGATTAAAGGGCGGGGCAGCAGGTGGTGGTTATTCACAAGTTGTACCAATGGAAGATATTAATCTTCACTTTACTGGAGATATTCATGCGATTACAACTGCCAATAACGCACTAGCAGCGTTTATTGATAACCACATTCAACAAGGAAATACACTTCAAATTGATACACGTAAAATTGTTTGGAAGCGTTGCGTTGATTTAAATGATCGTGCACTTCGTAATGTAGTAATTGGTCTTGGTGGACCAGTTCAAGGTGTACCACGCGAAGATGGTTTTGATATTACAGTAGCATCTGAAATTATGGCCGTATTCTGCCTTGCGATAGATATTCAAGATTTAAAAGCACGTCTATCTCGCATCGTAGTCGCTTATAACTTTGCGAATCAGCCGGTAACAGTTAAAGATTTAGGAGTAGAAGGAGCATTAACACTTCTATTAAAAGATGCATTAAAACCAAACTTAGTACAAACATTAGAAAATACACCAGCAATCATTCATGGTGGACCATTTGCTAATATCGCTCACGGTTGTAACAGCGTTATTGCTACAACAATGGCAGCGAAATTAGGTGATTATGTTATTACAGAAGCTGGATTTGGTGCGGATTTAGGTGCTGAGAAGTTTCTGGATATTAAAGCACGCGCAGCTGGCATTAAACCAGAGGCAGTCGTTATCGTTGCGACGATTCGAGCGCTTAAAATGCACGGTGGTGTGGCAAAAGACCAACTAAAAGAAGAAAATGTAGACGCGTTAGCAAAAGGAATGGAAAACTTACAAAAACATGTTGAAACAATCCAAAGCTTCGGCGTTCCATTCGTAATTGCGATTAACAAATTTATTACAGATACAGATGCAGAAGTTACATACTTACAAGAATGGTGCAACGAGCGTGGTTATGCAGTATCCTTAACAGAAGTTTGGGAAAAAGGTGGCCAAGGCGGTGTTGATTTAGCTGAGAAAGTATTAAAAGAAATTGAAAAAGGTGAAAACAATTACGCACCACTTTATGAATTAGAATTACCATTAGAAGAAAAAATTCGTACAATTGCTCAAAAAGTGTACGGTGCAAAAGATATTGAGTTTGCCCCGAAAGCACGTAAACAATTAGCTCAATTTGAAGGAGAAGGCTGGAGTAACCTACCAATTTGTATGGCGAAAACACAATATTCTCTTTCTGACGATGCAACAAAATTAGGTCGTCCATCTGACTTTATCGTTACAATTCGTGAACTAAAACCATCAATCGGTGCAGGGTTTATCGTTGCGTTAACAGGAACAATGTTAACAATGCCAGGCCTTCCAAAACAACCAGCAGCACTACAAATGGATGTAAATGAAGATGGAAAAGCAGTAGGTTTATTCTAA